The following proteins come from a genomic window of Planctomycetota bacterium:
- a CDS encoding Nif3-like dinuclear metal center hexameric protein, with product MLTVDHVVRFLEAFAPVKLAESWDNVGLLVGDRAAAVERAMTCLTITPSSAAEAVAAGAQLIVTHHPLPFKPLKQLTTDTSEGRLLWQLARAGVSIYSPHTAFDSAAQGINQHLAEGLGLTDIEPLVLHDEADPIPVGAGRFGKLQPALTLAELAARVKKFFQLDLVQRVGPGDAPLTQVAVACGSAGEFLATAERRGCQCLLTGETRFHTCLEAEARGMTLLLAGHFATERFAVERLAAVLAEEFAELSVWASRDERDPLNWA from the coding sequence ATGCTCACCGTCGATCACGTCGTTCGTTTTCTCGAAGCCTTTGCCCCCGTCAAACTGGCCGAGTCGTGGGACAACGTCGGGCTGTTGGTCGGCGATCGCGCGGCCGCGGTCGAGCGAGCGATGACCTGTTTGACCATCACGCCGTCCAGCGCCGCCGAAGCGGTCGCGGCCGGAGCACAACTGATCGTCACGCATCACCCGCTGCCGTTCAAACCCCTCAAGCAACTGACGACCGACACGTCCGAGGGGCGCTTGCTGTGGCAATTGGCTCGGGCGGGCGTCAGCATTTACAGTCCGCACACAGCCTTCGATTCGGCGGCGCAGGGAATCAATCAGCATCTGGCCGAAGGGCTAGGGCTCACCGACATCGAGCCGCTGGTGCTGCACGACGAGGCCGACCCGATTCCGGTCGGTGCGGGGCGGTTTGGCAAGTTGCAACCGGCACTGACGCTGGCCGAGCTGGCCGCGCGCGTGAAAAAGTTCTTCCAGCTCGATCTGGTCCAGCGCGTCGGCCCGGGCGATGCGCCCCTGACTCAAGTAGCGGTGGCCTGTGGCAGCGCGGGCGAGTTTCTGGCCACGGCCGAGCGGCGCGGTTGCCAGTGCTTGTTGACCGGCGAGACCCGGTTTCACACCTGCCTCGAAGCCGAGGCCCGCGGGATGACGCTGCTGTTGGCTGGTCACTTTGCCACCGAGCGCTTTGCCGTCGAGCGGTTGGCCGCGGTGCTGGCCGAAGAGTTCGCCGAACTGTCGGTCTGGGCCAGTCGCGACGAGCGCGACCCGTTGAACTGGGCGTAA